The Abyssisolibacter fermentans region ACTTTGGAAGTATCATATCAATCCACTAGCTGCTATTTATTATTAAATTACTATTATTATTTATTATCCTTAGCTGTTGCTAATCCATTAATTAAAGCAGGAATAACTTTGTTTACATCTCCTACAATTCCAACATCAGATACTTCAAATATTGGTGCTCCAACATCCTTGTTGATAGCAACAATAAATTCTGATTCTTCCATGCCGGCTAAATGTTGAATAGCTCCTGAAATACCACAAGCAAAGTATAAATCTGGTCTTACTGTTTTACCAGTTTGTCCAACCTGATGATTTCTATCTATCCAACCTGCATCTACAACCGCACGAGAAGCTGCTACTTGTCCATCTAATTCATCTGCTAATCCTTTTATCAAGTCAAAGCTTTCCGCTTTACCCATACCTCTACCACCTGATACAAGTACTTTTGCTTCTTCTATATTAATTTTTTCTTTTGTCTCTTTTACAACTTCTAAAATTTCTATGTTACAATCTTCTTTTGTAAATTCAACTACTAATTCTTCTATCTTTCCTGTCCTTGTTTCATCCTTTTCACATAGTGGCATAACTCCAGGTCTTACTGTAGACATTTGAGGTCTATGCTCAGGACATATAATAGTTGCCATTATGTTTCCACCAAATGCAGGTCTAGTCATTAATAAATTATTAGTCTCTTCATCAATATCCAACATTGTACAATCCGCTGTTAATCCAGTATGAATTCTTGAAGAAACTCTCGGTGCCAAATCTCTACCTATAGAAGTAGCTCCTATTAAAAACACTTCTGGTTTTTTAGTATTTATTACTTCTGTTAAAGCTTTTGTATATGGCTCAGTAGTATATATGTCTAAAGCAGGATTATCTATATATATAACCTCATCTGCACCATAATGTATAAGTGTATCAGCAAGATTCTTTATGTCTTTTCCCAAAACTACACCCGTAACTTTAACTCCTAATTTATCTGCTAGTTCTCTTCCTTTTCCCACTAATTCTAGAGATACTTTTTGTAATTGTCCTTCTCTTTGTTCTGCAAAAACAAATACACCTTTATATTCTGATAAACTCAAGATACTCCCTCCTTAATAACTATATAATGAATTTCTCTTTTAATTTTTTGATAATAATCTTAGCTGCTTCATCCGCTTCAACATCATATACTTGTCCAGCTGATTTAACACCTTTTGTGAAAGATTTTTTAACTTTTGTTGGCGAACCTTTTAATCCAATATTATTTGTATCTACTTCTATGTCAGCTAAGCTCCATTTTATTATTTCTTTTTCTCTATACGCATTAAATACGCCTTTTACTGACATGTATCTTGGTTTGTTCATCTCACTCAAGGTTGTTATTAAGCAAGGTGTTTTAACCTTTAGTTTGTGATAACCATCTTCATACTTTCTCTTTAATATTAAACTATCTCCATCTAATTTTAAATCCTCAACATAACTAACTTGTGGAAGTTTTAAATGTTCAGCTATTTGTGGACCTACTTGAGCTGTATCACCATCTATCGCTTGTCTCCCAGCTATTATTAAATCATACTCTAAATTCTTTATTGCCGCTGCTATTGTTGTTGATGTAGCCCAAGTATCAGCACCAGCAAAGGCTCTATCGCTTAATAGTATAGCCTTATCTGCACCCATAGCCAAAGCTTCTATTAAAGCTTTTTCAGCTTGTGGTGGACCCATTGTAATTACTGTAACTTCTGCTCCTATTTCATCTTTTATTTTAAGCGCAGCCTCAAGACCGCTTTTATCGTCTGGATTTATTATACTTGGAACTCCATCTCTAATAAGAGTACCTGTTTTGGGATCCAATTTTACTTCCGTAGTATCTGGAACTTGCTTAATACATACAACTATTTTCACTTTTACAACCTCCCTATCTAAGCATATTTCCTGCAATAACCATTCTTTGAACTTCTGAAGTTCCTTCATATATTTCAGTTATTTTCGCATCTCTCATCATTCTTTCAATTGGATACTCTCTTGTATAACCATATCCACCATGTAACTGAACTGCTTTA contains the following coding sequences:
- a CDS encoding electron transfer flavoprotein subunit alpha/FixB family protein, yielding MSLSEYKGVFVFAEQREGQLQKVSLELVGKGRELADKLGVKVTGVVLGKDIKNLADTLIHYGADEVIYIDNPALDIYTTEPYTKALTEVINTKKPEVFLIGATSIGRDLAPRVSSRIHTGLTADCTMLDIDEETNNLLMTRPAFGGNIMATIICPEHRPQMSTVRPGVMPLCEKDETRTGKIEELVVEFTKEDCNIEILEVVKETKEKINIEEAKVLVSGGRGMGKAESFDLIKGLADELDGQVAASRAVVDAGWIDRNHQVGQTGKTVRPDLYFACGISGAIQHLAGMEESEFIVAINKDVGAPIFEVSDVGIVGDVNKVIPALINGLATAKDNK
- a CDS encoding electron transfer flavoprotein subunit beta/FixA family protein, whose amino-acid sequence is MKIVVCIKQVPDTTEVKLDPKTGTLIRDGVPSIINPDDKSGLEAALKIKDEIGAEVTVITMGPPQAEKALIEALAMGADKAILLSDRAFAGADTWATSTTIAAAIKNLEYDLIIAGRQAIDGDTAQVGPQIAEHLKLPQVSYVEDLKLDGDSLILKRKYEDGYHKLKVKTPCLITTLSEMNKPRYMSVKGVFNAYREKEIIKWSLADIEVDTNNIGLKGSPTKVKKSFTKGVKSAGQVYDVEADEAAKIIIKKLKEKFII